One genomic region from Sparus aurata chromosome 15, fSpaAur1.1, whole genome shotgun sequence encodes:
- the LOC115596189 gene encoding LOW QUALITY PROTEIN: potassium voltage-gated channel subfamily G member 3-like (The sequence of the model RefSeq protein was modified relative to this genomic sequence to represent the inferred CDS: inserted 2 bases in 1 codon), whose translation MKFGSSLCILNVGGRRFSFSAELMKRLPLSRLSRLHRCVSESELLELCDDYDRDRNEFFFDRHSEAFSFIMLYVQHGKLRFVPHMCELSFYNEMLYWGLESADLQPCCQRRLDDRLSDCFVHFFPEEEPRGPEEPRSRWIEMMRRXVEEPTSSLAAQILASVSMLFVIISMVMLCASTLPDWKTAETLDQHRIIEAVCIGWFTAECIIRFLVSRDKCEFVRRPLNIIDLLAITPYYVSVTVTIMTGENSQLQRAGVTLRVLRIMRIFWVIKLARHFLGLQTLGLTLRRCYREMMMLLIFICVAMAIFSALAQLLEHGLDLEAGNQDYASIPAACWWVIISMTTVGYGDMYPVTVAGRVLGGLCVVSGIVLLALPITFIYHSFVQCYHELKVRSARCTHSLSTEFIN comes from the exons ATGAAGTTTGGCAGCAGTCTTTGCATCCTGAACGTTGGCGGTCGTAGGTTTTCCTTCTCGGCAGAGCTGATGAAGCGCCTCCCTCTCAGCAGACTCAGCCGGCTGCATCGCTGCGTGTCGGAGAGCGAGCTGCTGGAGCTCTGTGACGACTACGACCGCGACAGGAATGAGTTTTTCTTTGACCGCCACTCGGAGGCCTTTAGCTTCATCATGCTGTACGTGCAGCACGGGAAGCTACGGTTCGTGCCTCACATGTGTGAGCTGTCCTTCTACAACGAGATGTTGTATTGGGGCCTGGAGAGCGCCGACCTGCAGCCGTGCTGCCAGCGGCGTCTCGATGACCGTTTGTCTGACTGCTTCGTCCACTTCTTCCCCGAGGAGGAGCCGCGGGGCCCCGAGGAGCCGCGGAGCCGCTGGATAGAGATGATGAGGAG CGTCGAGGAGCCCACATCTTCGCTGGCGGCGCAGATCCTGGCTTCGGTGTCGATGCTGTTCGTGATCATCTCCATGGTGATGCTGTGTGCCAGCACCTTACCGGACTGGAAGACCGCTGAGACCCTCGACCAGCACAG GATCATTGAGGCGGTGTGTATCGGTTGGTTCACAGCAGAGTGTATCATCCGTTTCCTGGTGTCTCGGGACAAGTGTGAGTTTGTCCGCCGTCCTCTGAACATCATCGACCTGCTCGCCATCACGCCATACTACGTCTCCGTTACCGTGACAATCATGACAGGAGAGAACTCTCAGCTGCAGCGAGCCGGCGTCACGCTGCGTGTCCTGCGCATCATGAGGATCTTCTGGGTGATCAAACTCGCTCGTCACTTCCTGGGCCTGCAGACGCTCGGCCTGACGCTGCGGCGCTGCTACCGCGAGATGATGATGCTACTGATTTTCATCTGCGTCGCTATGGCGATCTTTAGTGCCTTGGCCCAACTGCTGGAGCACGGTCTGGACCTGGAGGCGGGAAACCAGGACTACGCCAGCATCCCTGCTGCTTGCTGGTGGGTCATCATCTCCATGACGACAGTGGGGTACGGGGACATGTACCCGGTGACGGTGGCGGGCCGTGTGCTGGGCGGCCTCTGCGTGGTGAGTGGCATCGTGCTGCTGGCGCTGCCCATCACCTTCATCTACCACAGCTTCGTCCAGTGCTACCACGAGCTGAAGGTACGCTCCGCCCGCTGCACCCACAGCCTGTCCACTGAGTTCATCAACTGA
- the LOC115597167 gene encoding tetraspanin-14-like: MYYYRYESAEVSCCYKYLMFSYNIIFWLAGAAFIAAGFWAWSEKGILLDLTQVTQLHGFDPVWLVLVVGGVTFILGFAGCVGALRENICLLKFFSGVIGFIFILELTVAVLAVVFQSQVREWINDFFLANIRAYRDDIDLQNLIDSLQKMNHCCGAQEPEDWDLNVYFSCNGSHRSREKCGVPFSCCVTDPADSVVNTQCGYDVRNRPKRDWSDHIYVKGCIAALEDWLPGNLYTVAIIFIVISLLQMVGIYLARTLISDIEKVKFSY, translated from the exons ATGTACTACTATCGATATGAGAGTGCTGAGGTCAGCTGCTGCTACAAATACCTGATGTTCAGTTACAACATCATCTTCTGG CTGGCTGGAGCGGCCTTCATTGCGGCTGGTTTCTGGGCGTGGAGTGAAAAG ggAATCCTGCTGGATCTGACCCAGGTGACCCAGCTGCATGGGTTTGACCCGGTCTGGTTGGTCCTGGTGGTGGGTGGAGTCACCTTCATCCTGGGCTTCGCTGGCTGTGTGGGAGCTCtgagagaaaacatttgtttgctAAAGTTT TTTTCCGGTGTGATCGgcttcatcttcatcctggAGCTGACAGTGGCGGTTCTGGCGGTGGTCTTTCAGAGTCAGGTCAGAGAATGGATCAACGACTTCTTCCTGGCAAACATCAGAGCATACAGAGACGACATCGACCTGCAGAACCTCATAGACTCTCTGCAGAAGATG AACCACTGCTGTGGAGCGCAGGAACCAGAGGACTGGGATCTGAATGTATATTTCAGTTGTAACGGGAGTCAtcgcagcagagagaagtgtgGAGTTCCTTTCTCCTGCTGCGTCACTGATCCTGCT gaCTCGGTGGTGAACACTCAGTGCGGCTACGACGTCAGAAACAGACCAAAG AGGGACTGGAGTGATCATATCTACGTTAAAGGATGCATCGCTGCGTTGGAGGACTGGCTGCCGGGGAATCTGTACACGGTGGCCATCATCTTCATCGTCATCTCCCTGCTGCAG ATGGTGGGGATCTACCTGGCCAGGACTCTGATCTCTGACATCGAGAAAGTCAAATTCAGCTACTGA
- the LOC115596200 gene encoding cytochrome c oxidase subunit 7A-related protein, mitochondrial-like, with the protein MYYKLNGVTQRLTGAPAAAYNPQGLRPAVPPASPPLIFASPTKLVSEAGSQAEYLGTNRVPDLQKAFQRSDGIPVHLKRGRMDRLLYRSTMGLTVGGVLYCLVALYIAAQPGNK; encoded by the exons ATGTACTACAAGCTGAACGGAGTGACGCAGCGGCTCACCGGAGCTCCCGCCGCCGCCTACAACCCGCAG ggTCTGCGTCCAGCTGTCCCACCTGCCTCTCCTCCACTGATCTTTGCATCTCCGACCAAACTGGTGTCAGAAGCAGGAAGTCAGGCGGAGTACCTGGGAACCAATCGAGTCCCCGATCTGCAGAAAGCCTTCCAG AGGTCGGACGGTATCCCGGTCCACCTGAAGCGGGGCCGCATGGACCGCCTGCTTTACCGGAGCACCATGGGTCTGACAGTCGGGGGGGTGCTGTACTGCCTGGTGGCGCTCTACATCGCCGCCCAGCCCGGCAACAAGTGA